GGAACAGCGATGACACGTTTGATGTAGTCTCGTGTTTCTGTTGCATGGAAGACGACGATATCGCCTCTTTCTGGTTCATTAAAATAGTATGGGACCTTATTGACGATCATTCGATCCGCATTGTGTAAGGTTGGCATCATCGATTCCCCATCAACGATGACGGGTACGAACAGGAATGTTCGAATGATGAACGCGATGACGAGCGCTACGACGAGCGCCTTTACCCAACTGAATAACTCCTTCACGAATTCCACTCCCTTGATTAACGCAATTTCTTCCTAAGGACTAGTATACGCATAAACGACAAAAAAAAGAAGCTTGTCCGGAGACAAGCCACTTTTTCACATGATTAACGACGGATTTCTTTAATACGCGCCGCTTTACCACGAAGGTTACGGAGGTAGTAAAGTTTCGCACGACGGACTTTACCGTAGCGAACGACTTCGATTTGTGCAACACGTGGTGAGTGGAGCGGGAAAGCACGCTCAACGCCAACTCCGTAAGAAATTTTACGGACTGTGAATGTTTCACTGATGCCGCCACCGTGACGTTTGATGACTACGCCTTCGAAAAGCTGGATCCGCTCACGCGTACCCTCGACGACTTTAACGTGTACACGGACTGTATCCCCAGGACGGAACGCAGGGACGTCTGACTTGATTTGTTCTTGTGTAAGTTCACGGAACAATTGTTGTGTGTTCATGAATGATTTCTCCTTTTTTCACCAATGTTCTTATCTTCATTTGCTTCAAGCATCCGACAGCGGAACATCGTTAATGGGTGGCTTTTGCCACATGTTTTAACTTATCATAGATTCAGTCGTTTGACAATCCTGAAATCGAGTCTAAATAACGCCGATCTTCTTCCGTTAACGGTGCATCCATGAGGAGATCAGGTCGACGCTCATATGTCCGCTTCAGCGACTGTTCACGCCGCCAGCGAGCAATTCGAGCATGATCACCGGACAAGAGGACATCTGGTACACGATGTCCTGCATATTCAGCCGGTCGTGTGTAATGTGGGTACTCGAGAAGACCTGTCGAGAACGAATCATCTTCGTGACTCGCAGACGCACCGAGCACGTCCGGTAAGAGACGGACGACGGCATCGATCATCGTCATCGCAGCAAGTTCTCCTCCGGTTAAGACGAAATCTCCAAGTGAAACCTCATCCGTTACAAGCTGATCATGGATTCGTTGATCAAATCCTTCATAGTGACCACATAAAAAGACCAGTTCTTCTTCTTTTGCCCATTCTTCTGCCATCCGTTGCGAAAATCGTTTTCCGGTCGGTGTCATGACGATGATCCGTCTTTTGCGTTCCGGTAAACTCGCCATCGCATCAAAAACGGGTTGCGGTGTCAACAGCATACCCGCTCCCCCACCGTACGGATAATCATCGACCTTGCCATGACGATTCGTCGAGAAGTCACGAAAATTAATCGTTTCGAGACGGACGCGCTCATCATCTTGTGCTCGCTTGACAATCGAATGATCGAGCGCTGAAAACATCTCCGGAAACAGCGTCAACACACGGATGTTCATTCCTCAATCAGTCCTGGAAGCGGTGTGATTTGGATGCGTTTCTGCTCCACATCGACGGAAGCAACGACTTGTTCGATATAAGGAATCAAGACATCTTTCTTTCCGTCCCGTTTGATCGTCCAGACATCGTTTGCGCCTGTCTCGAGAATATCGGATACGACCCCGATTTTCGTCTCACCATCGTAGACCGTACAACCGATGATTTCATGATAATAAAATTCATGTTCGTCTAAGTCCTGCAAGTCTTCTGCGTGGACATAGAGTTTCAATCCTTTGTACTTCTCGACGTCATTGATATGATGCATTCCTTTGAACGTCACCATGATGAATTGTTTATGCTTTCGGTAGCCACTGATCGTCACCGGCGTATAGGTGCCTTCAGAACCAAGAAAGACTTCTTTCCCGACCTTAAAGCGTTCTTCCGGGAAATCCGTGCTTGCGAGTAACTTCAGTTCCCCTTTTAGACCATGCGTATTGGCGATTTTCGCAATTTCCAACCATTCCATTCGTTTCACTTCCTTTCTTGAATTAAAAAAAGGAGGTAAGCTTTCGCTCACCTCCTAACGTCTTACTTCGCGAGTTTCGCGTTGTGGAATTTCTCCATGATACCAGCTTGTGAGAAGAGGTTACGAACTGTGTCCGAAGGTTTAGCACCTTCAGAGAGCCATTTAAGAGCTAGCTCTTCGTTGATTTTAACTTCTGCTTCTGGTTTAGCAACTGGATTGTAGTATCCGATTTGCTCGATGAAACGACCATCACGTGGTGCACGTGAGTCTGCTACTACCACACGGTAGAAAGGTGATTTTTTTGCGCCCATGCGCTTAAGACGAATTTTAACTGCCATTCGTAAGTCCCTCCAAATAATAAATAATTTTTTCGTTTAGTCAAATTGACAACTTCATTAGTATACAACGTTACAGCAAAAGAGAAAAGACTTTTAAAAGAATGGAAGACCAAAGCCTTTCTTTTTCCCTTTGCCCATCTGTCCGGAAAATTGTTTCATCATTTTCCGCATGTCTTCAAACTGTTTAATGAGACGGTTGACTTCTTGAATACTACGTCCACTACCACGGGCAATCCGCTTCCGGCGACTCGCATTCAAGATTTCAGGTTCAGTCCGCTCTCGCTTCGTCATCGATTGGATAATCGCTTCGACATACACGAGTTGCTTCTCATCGATTTGGGCGTTTTTCAACCCCTTCATCTTCCCTTTGCCTGCCCCAGGGATCATTCCCAACAGTTCGTCGAGTGGACCCATCTGTTTCACTTGCTGCAACTGCTCGATGAAATCATCGAATGTAAACGATGCATCGCGCATTTTGCTTTCTAACTCTTTGGCACGCGTAGCGTCCATTTGTGACTCTGCTTTTTCAATCAGCGTCAGCATGTCTCCCATGCCTAAAATCCGAGACGCCATCCGCTCGGGATAGAATGGTTCGATGGCATCGAGCTTCTCTCCAAGACCGACGAATTTAATCGGTGCTCCGGTGACTGCCTTGATGGAGAGTGCTGCACCACCTCGCGTATCTCCGTCGAGCTTCGTCAGAACGACTCCCGTCACGCCAAGTTTCTCGTTGAAACTCTCTGCGACGTTGACGGCATCCTGACCCGTCATCGAATCGACGACAAGGAAGATTTCATGCGGTTTGGCAATTTCCTTCACATCAACGAGTTCCTGCATCAGTTCCTCATCAACATGTAGGCGACCTGCCGTATCGATCAACACGATATCGTGATGATGCTCTTTTGCATAATCGAGTGCACCGGTAACAATTTCTTGCGGACTGACCTGATCTCCCATTGAGAAGACCGGTAACTCCAATTGTTTTCCGAGTGTCTCTAATTGTTTGATTGCTGCCGGACGATAAATATCCGCTGCAACAAGCAAAGGACTACGATTATGTTTTTTACGTAAATGATTGGCAAGTTTACCAGTTGTCGTTGTTTTACCTGCCCCTTGCAGACCTGTCATCATGATGACGGTCGGTGGACGGTTCGCAAGCGTCAATGGCGACACTTCCGCACCCATCAGATTCGTCAGTTCATCATGGACGATCTTGACGACTTGTTGTCCTGGCGTCAAAGACGTCATGACATCCTGTCCGACGGCACGTTCCTTTACATCATTTACGAATTGTTTGACGACCTTGAAGTTAACGTCAGCTTCGAGTAACGCTAAGCGAACTTCGCGCATCATCTCTTTGACGTCTGCTTCAGAAATCTTACCTTTACCTCGCATTTTAGCGAGACTGGCTTGAAGCCGTTCCGATAATCCTTCGAATGCCATTAAGAATGCCTCCTACTCTAATTGCTCCAATGTCTCAATGATCACTAGGGCTTCACCCGGAAGGTCACATTGCTTTAGCTGGTCGAGCAACTGTTTTCGCCGTTCATGTTTCTTAAACAGAGATAATCGTTCCTCATATTGCTCAAGCATGGCTTCCGTGCGTTTTATGTTGTCGTAGACTGCTTGTCGGCTGACTTCAAACTCATCGGCGATCTCACCTAAGGAAAAGTCATCTAAGTAATAGAGTGACATATAGTTCCGTTGTTTTGGTGTCAAAAGCTCCTGATAAAAGTCAATCAGATAGTTCATCCGGTTCGTTTTATCAAGTGTCATCCGAGCACCTCCGCAATGTTAAGTGAAATTCCTTTACAGATAGTATAGTACAGCCCTCACAGTGTGTTGTCAAGTTTTTTTCTTTACATGAAACGTCGCTTATTCTGCGCTTTCTTCCGTGTCGACGTTTTCCTTTTCTTCAAAGACATCGCCGAACAGTCCATACACGAATTGTTCTGCATCAAACGGTTGCAAATCATCGATTTTTTCACCGAGACCAACAAACTTGACTGGTAGATTCAGCTCGTTCTTGATCGCAAGAACGATCCCGCCCTTCGCTGTCCCGTCAAGCTTCGTCAAGACGATTCCGCTGACGTTCGTCGCTTGTTTAAAGGCTTTTGCTTGCACCATCGCATTTTGCCCTGTTGTTGCGTCAAGTGCCAGTAACACTTCATGTGGCGCTCCTGGAATTTCACGTTCGATGACGCGTTTGACTTTCTCGAGCTCGTTCATCAAATTGACCTTATTTTGAAGGCGTCCTGCCGTATCACAAATCAGGACGTCGACTTTACGCGCTTTTGCTGCTTGAACGGCGTCGTAGACGACAGCAGCTGGGTCCGATCCTTCCCCTTGGCGAATGACCGGTACACCAGAGCGTTCGCCCCAGACTTGCAACTGATCGATCGCACCTGCACGGAATGTATCCCCCGCTGCTAACATGACACTCTTACCTTCTTGTTTCAATCGGTTCGCAAGTTTCCCAATCGTCGTCGTCTTCCCGACACCGTTGACACCTACGAAAAGGATAACGTTCAATTCGTGATCAAGATCAAGTGCCGTCTCTTCCTCTTCGACTAACATGTTCGCGACAACTTCAACGAGGACGTCTCGGACTTGTTTTGGATCTTTGACGTTACGGCGTTTGACTTCTGTTTTTAACTCCTCGACTAAATCCATCGTCGTCGTTACACCGACGTCGGCTTGGATTAAGACTTCTTCTAATTCTTCGAAGAAATCTTCATCGACTTCGCGGAAGCGGTAGACGAGATCATTGACGGCACTAGCTAGTCCGTCACGTGTCTTCGTCAAGCCTTCTGTGAATTTAGTCGTGACTTCTTGAGTCGAAGTCGTCAAGCGGTCTTTCAGTTTTTTAAAGAAACTCATCGTTTAATCTCCTTTGGTTCTTCACTTAATGTACGTCGTGCCTCTTCTAGTTTAACGGATAACACTTCAGATATCCCGTTTTGCTGCATCGTAACGCCATATAGAACGTCTGCCGCCTCCATCGTCCCTTTCCGATGGGTGATGATGACGAACTGTGTATCGCGTGCTAGCTGATGGACGAACTCTCCAAATCGAGCGACGTTTGCTTCGTCAAGCGCTGCTTCGACCTCATCGAGCACACAGAATGGTACGGGGCGAGTCTTTAGAATCGCGAATAATAAGGCGATTGCCGTCAAGGCACGTTCTCCGCCTGATAAGAGCGACAGATTCTGCAACTTCTTCCCTGGTGGTTTCGCAACGATATCAATCCCACTCGTCAACAAATCACTTGGATCAACGAGGACTAGATCGGCTTCTCCGCCACCGAACAACTCGCGGAATGTTTCCCGGAAGTGCTCACGGACAGCATCATACGTTTGACGGAACAACCGAATGACTTCTCGGTCCATCTCTTCGATGACGCCATAGAGATCCGTTTTAGCAGCGACAAGATCATCACGTTGCGCTGATAGGAACGTAAACCGTTCATCGACTTCTGCGAATTCCTCAATCGCACCGATGTTGACGATGCCAATCTCTTCAAGTTGGCGTTTAAGCAGGTGAATTTCTTCTTTCGCCTCTTCATACGGTAAATCGAGCGGTGCAATCAACTCGAGCAGTAATCCCATCTCGTCGAGCATTTCTTGTCTTGTTTCAAGACGTGTACTCGTTTTTCCTTGCGCAAGACGCAGTTGCTCAAGCGTCTGTTTCGTCGTTTGTTGATCGTCTTTTGTCTTCGCTTCACGAATCCGGATCAATCGCAGAGATTCCGCCTGCACTTGAATCCGTTGTCCGATTGCGACGAGATCCGCCTCGACTTGTTGTTGTTTTTGCTCCTGTTCACGCTGTTCTGCGTGCAGAGCATCGATTTTCGCCTCATCGAATCCTTCGAGAACATGACGCAAGTCGCGTCGTTTATGTCCGCGTTCGAGTTTTGCGTGGCTCATCTGTTCCGTCAGACGTTCGATATCTTGAGTAAGCTGCGCTTGTTTCATTTGAATCGTCCGCTCTTCGAGAACCGCCTCAGCCTGTTCCTTCTTCAGTTCGTCCATCGTGACGGCACCACGGGCTTGGGCATCCTTCAGACGATCCAGAGCTTGTCTGAGCTCTATTTGACGCGCCGTCCATGTCGCAATCTCGACTTCGGACGTCTCGATGATCCGACGTGCTTCTTGTTCTTGTTCAAGCACGCGTGCCATCTGCCGATCTTCAACCGATAATTCAGACGTCATGACGGCGAGATGACGGTTGGCATCAGCTAACGTATCGCGCGACTGTTCCAGTTGTCCTTGTAATGTTTGGATTGTTTCCGTGCGCGTTCGTGCGGTAGCGTCAAGCGTCTGAATCGCCTCTCGAAGATCTTCTAAGCGGCGCATCTGCTCACGAATGACAGCTTGCCCACGCGTCAGTCCCTCTTTTAACTCTTCGAGCTCACGCGTTTGACTGAACAATGGTGTACCTTTTTTACGACTTCCGCCGGTCATCGTTCCGCCGACGTTAACGACGTCGCCTTCAAGCGTGACGAGACGATAACGATGGCCTGTCGAACGGGCAATTTGGTTTGCCTGTTCAAGCGACTCGACGACCAGTGTCGTCCCGAGTAAGTTCATCTTTAACTTCGTCAACGTCTCGTCGGTCGTCACGAGATCACTCGCAATCCCGACGAATCCAGACATTCCACCGACTTGCTCTCGCACCGAACGGTTAACTTCCCGCGCTTGAAGTGATGCGAGCGGCATGAACGTCGCGCGACCTGCATTTAATCGTCTGAGTTCCTGAATCAAACGACGACCGGTCGCATCGGTATCAACGACGATATTTTGCATTGCTCCACCAAGCGCTGTTTCGATCGCCGCTTCAAAGCGCGCTGGTACCGAAATCAACTCCGCAACCGCTCCGTGGATTCCTGGATGATGGTCCCGTTGTTTTAAGATTGTCTTAACGGCACCGAAATAGCCGCTATAATCCGCTTTGACGGATTCGAGGAACTCAATCCGGTCTTCCGTCTTATGGCGACGGCGTTCTAAATCAGCAACGGATTGTTCAACTTGACGTAATACGTGTTGTTGTTCGTTTCTCGCCGTAAGTGCCGTTGCCTCTTCCTCTGTTGCTTGATCCAGTTTCGTCCGAATCGAAGCAACGTCCGCTTCTAGTCGAGCGACGTCTTCTTCCAGCTGACGACGGGTCGACTGCTTCGAACCACTATCTGCCGTAAAGGTGCGTTGCTGTTCTTGCGCCTGTGCGAGATCTTGCTTCGCTCGATTGAAAGCGTTATTCGTCGCAGCCAACCGGCTTGCCACTTCAAAGGCTTCTGAGCGTAATTCCTCAGCTTCTTTATCAAAGTCACGATCTGTTTGCGTCAGCGCTTGATCAGCACGTTCTCGCTCAGCCGTGATCCGTGTTGCTTCCTGATCGACTTCTGCTTGGCGTGCTTGAAGTGCTGCTAATTCTAATTCTAACTCTTTGACACGCTCTTCCATGACAGCGACTTCTTGCTCAAGTCGCTCCTTCGTCTCGGTACCATGTTTTTCACGCTCTTTTGCTAAGTTGAGCGCTCCCTGGATCTCGACGAGTCGAGTCGAGACATGTCGGAGTTGTTCTTGTAAGTCATTTTCGCGTTGTCGCTCTTCTTCGAGCGTCGTCTCTTGCGTCTCCCGCGAAACGATCGTCTCTTCGTAGGTCGTCTTTTGGAGCGCAAGTCGTTCTTCACATTGCTCGATGTCATGCGCCAATGTTTCAAGTTCCGTCTGATACGTCGTGATTTCCTGTGCGAGAATGCCACGTTCTAATTCGTCATGACGTTCGCGAGCGACGAGATACTCTTTTGCGAGCGCCGCTTGTTCGCGTAATGGCTCGATTCGACCACCAAGCTCATATAAAATATCATCGACACGTGATAGATTCGTTTCTGTATCACTTAGTTTCCGTTCTGCTTGTTTCTTCCGGTGGCGGTATTTCAAGACGCCTGCTGCTTCCTCAATGACAGCACGACGTTCTTCCGGTTTCCCCGAAATGACTTGTTCGACTCGTCCTTGTCCGATGATCGCAAACGCGTCACGGGACAGACCAGTGTCCATGAATAGATCGAGAACGTCCTTCAGGCGACATGGTTTTTTATTTAAAAAATAATCACTATCTCCATTGCGACTGACACGTCGCGTGACGCTAATCTCTTGATAAGGTAACGCGACCGTTCCTGACTCATTGTCTAAGACGAGTGTCACCTCAGCAAATTGTTTCCGATGTTCGGATAGACTACCAGCAAAAATGACATCTTCCATTTTTGCTCCACGCAGCGACTTCGCCGATTGTTCTCCGAGCACCCAGCGGACAGCGTCCGATATATTTGATTTCCCACTTCCGTTCGGTCCGACGACTGCCGTGACACCTGGAAGGAATTCTAGTTCAGTTCGACTAGCAAAAGATTTGAAGCCATTGATTTCAATTCGTTTTAAGTACATCTTGATCACCCGTATGTTTAAATTTCTTTTGAATTTCTTTCAGTTTACCATAGCCGAAACGCTAGCAACATGATAGGTTTTAAGGTAGTATCACGCGAAACAAGAAGAAGAGGAGCGAATAACACGATGACAATTGAACAAATGATTGAAGCGATCTTAGATAAATTGAACATCATCAATAAAGGGGTCATTAAAGCAGACCAGTTCGACGGCTCAAAAAACGAAGACTTAAAAGAGATTTATGAGTTCGTCATGATGCGAGACTCGTTGTCTCTCGCAGAAGTTGACGCAATCGTCGACGAATTGAAATCCCTTAAGACTGTCTAATTGAGCGAGCATCACACGATAAAAGCCGATCATCTCTCACGCGTTTAAGAGATGGTCGGCTTTTTGTTGTTTAAAATTGTTTCTTTAATTCAAGTAAGGCTTGTTTTGCCGCCTGTTGTTCTGCCTCTTTTTTCGACCGCCCTGTCCCGATGCCTTCGAGTTCATCGGCGACTTGGACACGGGAGATGAACTCCCGACTATGCGCTGGACCGCGTTCTTCGATGATTTCATACTCAATGACACCTAGACCGACACGTTGAATGGCTTCTTGTAATTGACTCTTAAAATCCGTCTGCTCTTCGAAGAAGCCTGTCGCCACTTTCGGAAAAACCGCTTCGGCGAGGAATCGTTCGGCTGCTTCGATACCTTGATCGAGATACAAGGCCCCAATGAAGGATTCGAAGACATCCGCAAGCAAGGCTGGACGGTTCCGACCACCGGTCAGTTCTTCCCCCTTACCTAACAGAATCATATCGGAAAACTGATAGTGATTCGCAAATTGGACGAGTGACGGTTCGCAGACGATCGCCGCTCGCAATTTCGTTAATTCCCCCTCGGAACGTTCCGGGTAGTGTTCGAATAGATAGCGTGATACCGTCAACTCTAGGACCGCATCCCCTAAAAATTCAAGGCGTTCGTTATCTCCTTCAGACTCACGTTGTTCATTGACGAACGAAGAGTGCGTGAAGGCTTGTTTCAATAGTTCGACATTGGAAAATGTGATGTTAAGACGCTCTTGTAACGCTTCGAATTTCTGCTCGATTTGAGCGAGCGTTCGTGCATCTTTGCGTCGTTTGACATAAGGTCCTTTTCGGACACGACGTCCTTTTTGATTCGTCATAGTTCCTCCTAAACAGCTAAAGCCCACCGCAAAATGCGGTGGGTCAGCTTCAATGATCAGACTTGTGTTTCGATGTAGCTAACGACATCGCCGACAGTCTTCAAGTTTTCTGCTTGCTCATCTTCGATCGTGATTTCGAACTTGTCTTCTAAGTCCATGACGAGTTCCATAACTTCTAGAGAGTCAGCACCGAGGTCGTCTTTGAACGATTTATCGAGTGTGATTTCACTTTGTTCTTTTCCTAATTTTTCTGCGATTGCTTCTTGTACGTCTACTAAGATTTGTTCTTTTGTCATTTTAAAATCCCTCCATGAGTTGAGTATATAAGATGATTGCCAATTTGGCAAAGTACTACCGTTACTTATGTTACATCGTCATGCCGCCATCAACGGCAAGTGTTTGACCAGTGATGTAACGCGCTTCATCTGAAGCGATGAAACTGACGAGTGAAGCGATATCCTCCGTTTGACCGAAGCGTTTCAACGGAATTTGCCCAAGTGACAGGTTCCGCTGTTCTTCCGTCAATTCATCCGTCAT
This window of the Exiguobacterium acetylicum genome carries:
- the rnc gene encoding ribonuclease III, coding for MTNQKGRRVRKGPYVKRRKDARTLAQIEQKFEALQERLNITFSNVELLKQAFTHSSFVNEQRESEGDNERLEFLGDAVLELTVSRYLFEHYPERSEGELTKLRAAIVCEPSLVQFANHYQFSDMILLGKGEELTGGRNRPALLADVFESFIGALYLDQGIEAAERFLAEAVFPKVATGFFEEQTDFKSQLQEAIQRVGLGVIEYEIIEERGPAHSREFISRVQVADELEGIGTGRSKKEAEQQAAKQALLELKKQF
- the rpsP gene encoding 30S ribosomal protein S16, whose translation is MAVKIRLKRMGAKKSPFYRVVVADSRAPRDGRFIEQIGYYNPVAKPEAEVKINEELALKWLSEGAKPSDTVRNLFSQAGIMEKFHNAKLAK
- the rimM gene encoding ribosome maturation factor RimM (Essential for efficient processing of 16S rRNA) — its product is MEWLEIAKIANTHGLKGELKLLASTDFPEERFKVGKEVFLGSEGTYTPVTISGYRKHKQFIMVTFKGMHHINDVEKYKGLKLYVHAEDLQDLDEHEFYYHEIIGCTVYDGETKIGVVSDILETGANDVWTIKRDGKKDVLIPYIEQVVASVDVEQKRIQITPLPGLIEE
- the acpP gene encoding acyl carrier protein; the encoded protein is MTKEQILVDVQEAIAEKLGKEQSEITLDKSFKDDLGADSLEVMELVMDLEDKFEITIEDEQAENLKTVGDVVSYIETQV
- the ftsY gene encoding signal recognition particle-docking protein FtsY, which gives rise to MSFFKKLKDRLTTSTQEVTTKFTEGLTKTRDGLASAVNDLVYRFREVDEDFFEELEEVLIQADVGVTTTMDLVEELKTEVKRRNVKDPKQVRDVLVEVVANMLVEEEETALDLDHELNVILFVGVNGVGKTTTIGKLANRLKQEGKSVMLAAGDTFRAGAIDQLQVWGERSGVPVIRQGEGSDPAAVVYDAVQAAKARKVDVLICDTAGRLQNKVNLMNELEKVKRVIEREIPGAPHEVLLALDATTGQNAMVQAKAFKQATNVSGIVLTKLDGTAKGGIVLAIKNELNLPVKFVGLGEKIDDLQPFDAEQFVYGLFGDVFEEKENVDTEESAE
- the smc gene encoding chromosome segregation protein SMC yields the protein MYLKRIEINGFKSFASRTELEFLPGVTAVVGPNGSGKSNISDAVRWVLGEQSAKSLRGAKMEDVIFAGSLSEHRKQFAEVTLVLDNESGTVALPYQEISVTRRVSRNGDSDYFLNKKPCRLKDVLDLFMDTGLSRDAFAIIGQGRVEQVISGKPEERRAVIEEAAGVLKYRHRKKQAERKLSDTETNLSRVDDILYELGGRIEPLREQAALAKEYLVARERHDELERGILAQEITTYQTELETLAHDIEQCEERLALQKTTYEETIVSRETQETTLEEERQRENDLQEQLRHVSTRLVEIQGALNLAKEREKHGTETKERLEQEVAVMEERVKELELELAALQARQAEVDQEATRITAERERADQALTQTDRDFDKEAEELRSEAFEVASRLAATNNAFNRAKQDLAQAQEQQRTFTADSGSKQSTRRQLEEDVARLEADVASIRTKLDQATEEEATALTARNEQQHVLRQVEQSVADLERRRHKTEDRIEFLESVKADYSGYFGAVKTILKQRDHHPGIHGAVAELISVPARFEAAIETALGGAMQNIVVDTDATGRRLIQELRRLNAGRATFMPLASLQAREVNRSVREQVGGMSGFVGIASDLVTTDETLTKLKMNLLGTTLVVESLEQANQIARSTGHRYRLVTLEGDVVNVGGTMTGGSRKKGTPLFSQTRELEELKEGLTRGQAVIREQMRRLEDLREAIQTLDATARTRTETIQTLQGQLEQSRDTLADANRHLAVMTSELSVEDRQMARVLEQEQEARRIIETSEVEIATWTARQIELRQALDRLKDAQARGAVTMDELKKEQAEAVLEERTIQMKQAQLTQDIERLTEQMSHAKLERGHKRRDLRHVLEGFDEAKIDALHAEQREQEQKQQQVEADLVAIGQRIQVQAESLRLIRIREAKTKDDQQTTKQTLEQLRLAQGKTSTRLETRQEMLDEMGLLLELIAPLDLPYEEAKEEIHLLKRQLEEIGIVNIGAIEEFAEVDERFTFLSAQRDDLVAAKTDLYGVIEEMDREVIRLFRQTYDAVREHFRETFRELFGGGEADLVLVDPSDLLTSGIDIVAKPPGKKLQNLSLLSGGERALTAIALLFAILKTRPVPFCVLDEVEAALDEANVARFGEFVHQLARDTQFVIITHRKGTMEAADVLYGVTMQQNGISEVLSVKLEEARRTLSEEPKEIKR
- a CDS encoding DUF1128 family protein; amino-acid sequence: MTIEQMIEAILDKLNIINKGVIKADQFDGSKNEDLKEIYEFVMMRDSLSLAEVDAIVDELKSLKTV
- the trmD gene encoding tRNA (guanosine(37)-N1)-methyltransferase TrmD, whose amino-acid sequence is MNIRVLTLFPEMFSALDHSIVKRAQDDERVRLETINFRDFSTNRHGKVDDYPYGGGAGMLLTPQPVFDAMASLPERKRRIIVMTPTGKRFSQRMAEEWAKEEELVFLCGHYEGFDQRIHDQLVTDEVSLGDFVLTGGELAAMTMIDAVVRLLPDVLGASASHEDDSFSTGLLEYPHYTRPAEYAGHRVPDVLLSGDHARIARWRREQSLKRTYERRPDLLMDAPLTEEDRRYLDSISGLSND
- a CDS encoding putative DNA-binding protein, producing MTLDKTNRMNYLIDFYQELLTPKQRNYMSLYYLDDFSLGEIADEFEVSRQAVYDNIKRTEAMLEQYEERLSLFKKHERRKQLLDQLKQCDLPGEALVIIETLEQLE
- the rplS gene encoding 50S ribosomal protein L19 produces the protein MNTQQLFRELTQEQIKSDVPAFRPGDTVRVHVKVVEGTRERIQLFEGVVIKRHGGGISETFTVRKISYGVGVERAFPLHSPRVAQIEVVRYGKVRRAKLYYLRNLRGKAARIKEIRR
- the ffh gene encoding signal recognition particle protein, with translation MAFEGLSERLQASLAKMRGKGKISEADVKEMMREVRLALLEADVNFKVVKQFVNDVKERAVGQDVMTSLTPGQQVVKIVHDELTNLMGAEVSPLTLANRPPTVIMMTGLQGAGKTTTTGKLANHLRKKHNRSPLLVAADIYRPAAIKQLETLGKQLELPVFSMGDQVSPQEIVTGALDYAKEHHHDIVLIDTAGRLHVDEELMQELVDVKEIAKPHEIFLVVDSMTGQDAVNVAESFNEKLGVTGVVLTKLDGDTRGGAALSIKAVTGAPIKFVGLGEKLDAIEPFYPERMASRILGMGDMLTLIEKAESQMDATRAKELESKMRDASFTFDDFIEQLQQVKQMGPLDELLGMIPGAGKGKMKGLKNAQIDEKQLVYVEAIIQSMTKRERTEPEILNASRRKRIARGSGRSIQEVNRLIKQFEDMRKMMKQFSGQMGKGKKKGFGLPFF